The following proteins are encoded in a genomic region of Chryseobacterium cucumeris:
- a CDS encoding NAD(P)H-dependent flavin oxidoreductase, translating into MKTNTIMWNKNRITELLGIEYPILQGPFGGGLSTVELTTTVSNLGGLGGFGAYTLSPQEIYDVHRVIQSKTDKPYNLNLWVSDHDIINEKHTKEQYQKAVETFKPYFDLLQTDIPSTPLPFESRFQNQLEVVLDIKPKVFSFMFGLLGENLIEDLHRQGTVVLGNATTLDEAIALEKTGVDVIVASGFESGGHRPSFLDSAEFSVTGTFSLIQLIKDKVKIPVVAAGGIANGRGIAGAFKLGADAVQIGTAFLATEESGALPIHKEFLFSEAAKSTTLTRAYTGRLGRGITTKITRDVLAATEKTLPFPLQTHFMGALRKAALEQQKNDLVFFWSGQIAPLLKHKKASALMRSLIEEASELLQ; encoded by the coding sequence ATGAAAACCAATACAATCATGTGGAATAAAAATAGAATTACGGAATTACTGGGAATAGAATATCCTATTCTGCAGGGACCTTTTGGCGGAGGCCTTTCCACCGTTGAACTGACAACAACAGTGAGTAATCTCGGCGGATTGGGAGGTTTCGGAGCGTATACTTTGTCACCGCAGGAAATCTATGACGTTCACAGAGTCATACAATCCAAAACGGACAAACCTTATAATCTCAATCTCTGGGTAAGCGATCACGATATCATTAACGAAAAACACACAAAAGAACAATACCAAAAGGCTGTTGAGACTTTCAAACCTTATTTTGATCTTCTGCAGACGGATATTCCTTCAACACCACTCCCTTTTGAATCGAGATTTCAAAATCAGCTGGAGGTGGTTTTGGATATAAAGCCTAAAGTTTTCAGCTTTATGTTTGGACTGCTTGGTGAAAACCTCATCGAAGATCTTCATCGTCAGGGAACCGTTGTTTTGGGAAATGCAACAACACTTGATGAAGCGATTGCTTTGGAAAAAACAGGCGTGGATGTTATTGTGGCTTCCGGTTTTGAAAGCGGTGGTCACAGACCTTCATTTCTGGATAGTGCTGAGTTTTCTGTAACGGGAACTTTTTCTTTGATTCAATTGATTAAAGATAAGGTAAAAATTCCTGTAGTTGCTGCAGGAGGAATTGCCAACGGCCGTGGAATTGCGGGGGCTTTTAAGTTGGGAGCCGATGCTGTACAAATCGGAACAGCATTTCTGGCTACTGAAGAATCCGGAGCGTTACCGATACACAAAGAGTTTTTATTTTCTGAAGCTGCGAAATCCACTACTTTAACCAGAGCTTATACCGGAAGATTAGGACGTGGAATTACGACAAAAATCACAAGAGATGTATTGGCAGCAACAGAAAAAACATTACCGTTCCCATTGCAGACACATTTTATGGGGGCATTGAGAAAAGCAGCTTTGGAACAGCAAAAAAATGATCTGGTTTTCTTCTGGTCCGGTCAGATTGCGCCGCTTTTAAAGCATAAAAAAGCCTCTGCTTTAATGAGATCACTAATTGAAGAGGCTTCTGAATTATTACAGTAA
- a CDS encoding nuclear transport factor 2 family protein has product MKTNQTSETEIRNVIENYYFKGIYEGNTDILAKAFYKDALLFGDVNGVPYFKTAEQYIEGVGNRISPQKSGKGFKAKIISIDIMNSIAVAKLNVRMYDFNYYNFITFNYIDGQWMIVNKTLTNVQP; this is encoded by the coding sequence ATGAAAACCAATCAGACCTCAGAAACTGAAATAAGAAATGTCATAGAGAATTATTATTTCAAAGGGATTTATGAAGGAAATACCGATATTCTTGCCAAAGCTTTTTATAAAGATGCTTTGCTTTTCGGAGACGTTAACGGAGTTCCGTATTTCAAAACTGCAGAGCAATATATTGAAGGCGTTGGAAATCGTATAAGTCCGCAGAAATCAGGAAAAGGTTTTAAAGCGAAAATTATTTCAATCGACATTATGAATTCAATTGCTGTTGCAAAATTAAATGTAAGGATGTATGATTTTAATTACTATAATTTCATAACTTTCAATTATATAGACGGGCAATGGATGATCGTTAACAAGACTTTGACCAATGTACAGCCTTAA
- a CDS encoding SDR family NAD(P)-dependent oxidoreductase, which yields MKKQTVIITGASSGIGLETARYFLDRDDNVIINSQTASKLQDVYNELGAGENLAMVAGNVSDKATGEALVKTALERFGSVDVLINNAGIYENKAFLDVTEDYLDRFLTTNLKGTFFTTQAVIPQMIRQKDGVVINVGTPLVYHAIAESPSTAPISSKGAIHALTLQLAAEFGKDNIRVNTVAPGLIRTPMHGADLDNNAGIHLINRIGEPEEVAQMIHAIAKNTLISGAIINVDGGMGAGHHLS from the coding sequence ATGAAAAAACAAACCGTAATTATAACAGGAGCTTCTTCAGGAATAGGATTGGAAACAGCACGTTATTTCTTAGACCGAGATGATAATGTCATCATCAATTCCCAAACGGCATCTAAACTACAGGATGTTTATAATGAACTTGGAGCCGGTGAAAATCTGGCAATGGTTGCCGGAAATGTTTCAGACAAAGCAACAGGTGAAGCGCTGGTAAAAACAGCTTTAGAAAGATTCGGATCTGTTGATGTTCTTATTAATAATGCAGGAATTTATGAAAATAAAGCATTTCTGGACGTTACCGAAGATTATCTGGACCGTTTTTTAACAACGAATTTAAAAGGAACATTCTTCACTACACAGGCTGTTATTCCTCAGATGATCAGACAAAAAGACGGTGTGGTAATTAATGTAGGAACACCATTGGTATATCATGCCATTGCAGAGTCTCCTTCCACAGCACCTATTTCAAGTAAAGGAGCTATTCATGCACTGACTTTGCAGCTGGCGGCAGAGTTTGGGAAAGATAATATCAGAGTCAATACGGTGGCTCCCGGATTGATCAGAACTCCAATGCATGGTGCAGACCTTGACAATAATGCAGGAATTCACCTCATTAATCGTATCGGAGAGCCGGAAGAAGTTGCTCAGATGATTCATGCGATTGCAAAGAACACATTAATTTCCGGGGCCATCATCAATGTTGATGGCGGAATGGGTGCCGGGCATCATTTATCATGA
- a CDS encoding tautomerase family protein, whose protein sequence is MPFIKVDVLREDLNRETKQQLIRKISEAVTSVLNKDPHLTHIVINEIEDDNWGYAGEQVSVLKEQGFSTGKK, encoded by the coding sequence ATGCCATTCATCAAAGTAGATGTACTTCGCGAAGATCTTAACCGCGAAACAAAACAACAATTAATCAGAAAAATAAGTGAAGCTGTCACCTCAGTTTTGAATAAGGATCCTCACTTAACCCATATTGTCATTAACGAGATTGAGGATGATAACTGGGGATATGCCGGAGAACAGGTTTCAGTATTAAAAGAACAGGGGTTTTCAACAGGAAAAAAATAA
- a CDS encoding YceI family protein, giving the protein MDTKNFKVNTENSTIDWIGRKVTGAHNGTIGIKDGNFTFGEGSSMSGKFVIDTRSIKILDIEDAETNAQFANHLASDDFFNSEHFPEAHFEITHAEPGDENLYYAKGDLTIKGITHPIDTSLQIVKTDNMAVLKTKIIVDRTKFNIRFRSSNFFTNLGDTLIYNNFDLNIHLVAEAY; this is encoded by the coding sequence ATGGACACAAAAAATTTTAAAGTCAATACAGAAAACAGTACTATCGACTGGATCGGAAGAAAAGTAACCGGCGCTCACAATGGAACTATCGGTATAAAAGATGGAAACTTCACATTTGGAGAAGGAAGTTCTATGTCAGGAAAGTTTGTCATAGATACCCGTTCCATCAAAATCCTGGACATTGAAGATGCTGAAACCAATGCACAGTTTGCCAATCATCTGGCTTCTGATGATTTCTTTAATTCTGAGCATTTTCCTGAAGCTCATTTCGAAATCACGCATGCTGAACCGGGTGATGAAAATCTTTATTATGCAAAAGGAGATCTTACCATAAAAGGAATTACACATCCTATAGACACAAGCCTGCAGATTGTAAAAACAGATAATATGGCCGTTCTAAAAACCAAGATCATAGTAGACAGAACGAAATTCAACATCAGATTCAGATCTTCCAATTTCTTCACCAACCTTGGTGATACGCTGATCTACAACAATTTTGACTTAAACATCCATCTTGTAGCGGAAGCTTATTAA
- a CDS encoding Crp/Fnr family transcriptional regulator → MISYFFLNQNYSEKDLLLNIHYIMINSKEILKDHISKFTSLTEEQYDYVFGHFNLISLKKGQSLISEGDFVNHEYFVLEGCLKAFYLNDSMKMFILQFAMPTWWVTDFDALYNKTRATINVDCITNASILSISDEDREKICNEIHEVEHFFRWRTNKGYVAAQKRLLSFMNNDARFRYEELLSMYPQLYNLVPKHLIASYLGVTRETLSRLHQ, encoded by the coding sequence ATGATATCATATTTTTTTTTAAACCAAAACTATTCTGAAAAAGACTTACTTTTGAATATTCATTACATCATGATTAATTCTAAAGAAATATTAAAGGATCACATTTCAAAATTTACTTCTCTCACAGAAGAGCAGTATGATTATGTCTTTGGACATTTTAACCTGATCTCTTTAAAAAAAGGGCAAAGCCTTATCTCGGAAGGTGATTTTGTGAATCATGAATATTTTGTTCTGGAAGGCTGTCTGAAAGCATTTTATCTTAATGACAGCATGAAAATGTTTATCCTTCAGTTTGCCATGCCTACGTGGTGGGTGACAGATTTTGATGCACTTTACAATAAAACAAGAGCAACCATCAATGTAGACTGTATCACCAATGCCAGCATCCTTTCTATTTCCGACGAGGACAGGGAAAAGATCTGTAATGAAATTCATGAGGTTGAACATTTCTTCCGCTGGAGGACCAACAAAGGGTATGTAGCCGCCCAGAAACGCCTGTTATCTTTTATGAATAATGATGCCAGATTCCGGTATGAAGAACTTCTATCCATGTATCCTCAATTGTACAATCTGGTTCCGAAACATCTGATTGCATCTTATCTGGGAGTAACCAGAGAAACTTTGAGCAGGCTGCACCAGTAA
- a CDS encoding SPFH domain-containing protein, protein MSIYFAPVIFFGLIILFASFFVVKQETAAIIERFGKFRAVKHSGLHLKLPIIDQIAKRLNLRIQQLDVLIDTKTLDNVFIKMKISVQYQVIRSQVGDAYYRLENPENQITSFVFDVVRAEVPKLKLDDVFVRKDDVAIAVKSELQDAMNSYGYDIIKALVTDIDPDEQVKHAMNRINAAEREKTAAEYESEAQRIRIVAVAKAEAESKKLQGQGIADQRREIAKGLEESVRMLNNVDINSHEASALIVVTQHYDTLHSVGASNRSNLVLLPNSPTAASGMLNDLVVAMTTANTVGEATKGKYPDPPQKESGF, encoded by the coding sequence ATGAGTATATATTTTGCACCCGTTATTTTCTTCGGGCTTATCATTTTATTCGCTTCGTTTTTTGTCGTTAAGCAGGAAACAGCAGCGATTATAGAGCGTTTCGGGAAATTCCGTGCGGTAAAGCATTCAGGTCTTCACCTTAAGCTGCCCATCATAGATCAGATTGCCAAAAGACTTAATCTGAGAATTCAGCAGTTGGATGTACTGATTGATACAAAAACATTAGACAATGTTTTTATTAAAATGAAAATTTCTGTTCAGTATCAGGTCATCAGAAGTCAGGTGGGAGATGCCTACTATCGTTTGGAAAATCCTGAAAATCAAATTACTTCTTTTGTTTTTGATGTGGTAAGAGCAGAAGTTCCCAAGTTGAAGCTTGATGATGTTTTTGTAAGAAAAGATGATGTGGCCATTGCAGTGAAAAGCGAGCTTCAGGATGCCATGAACAGTTATGGTTATGATATTATCAAAGCTTTGGTAACAGATATTGATCCGGATGAGCAGGTAAAACATGCCATGAACAGGATCAATGCAGCAGAAAGAGAAAAAACGGCAGCCGAATACGAATCTGAAGCACAAAGAATCAGAATTGTTGCGGTTGCAAAAGCAGAAGCAGAATCTAAGAAATTACAAGGGCAGGGAATTGCCGACCAGAGAAGAGAAATTGCAAAAGGACTTGAAGAGTCTGTAAGAATGCTGAATAATGTGGATATCAATTCTCATGAGGCTTCAGCGCTTATTGTAGTAACACAGCATTATGATACTTTACATTCTGTGGGCGCCAGCAACAGAAGTAATCTTGTACTCCTTCCCAATTCACCAACAGCAGCCAGCGGAATGCTGAATGATCTTGTTGTGGCGATGACAACAGCCAACACAGTAGGAGAGGCTACGAAAGGAAAATATCCCGATCCACCCCAGAAAGAAAGCGGGTTTTAA
- a CDS encoding DUF4377 domain-containing protein, with the protein MKSIATILKGAAPALALFAMTQCTTTANASAGDEKTFIVGPQTADCTGVAPMKCLQVKENASGNWTNFYSNIEGFTYEPGYEYVLKVKTEKIENPPADGSSIKYTLVKQVSKTKKAEMAANEKTIIVGPQTVECSAGAGRMQCMQVKENASESWTNFYSPIEGFTYEPGYEYVLKVKTEKIENPPADASSIKYTLIEEVSKTKK; encoded by the coding sequence ATGAAAAGTATAGCAACAATTCTAAAAGGGGCAGCACCTGCATTAGCATTATTCGCAATGACGCAATGTACAACCACAGCCAATGCATCCGCAGGTGATGAAAAAACATTCATCGTAGGACCACAAACAGCAGATTGTACAGGAGTAGCTCCTATGAAATGTCTGCAGGTAAAAGAAAACGCTTCCGGAAACTGGACGAATTTCTACAGCAATATCGAAGGATTTACTTATGAACCGGGGTATGAATATGTTTTAAAAGTAAAAACAGAAAAAATTGAAAATCCGCCGGCTGACGGATCATCCATAAAATACACTTTGGTAAAGCAGGTTTCCAAAACTAAAAAAGCAGAAATGGCAGCCAATGAAAAGACAATTATCGTAGGGCCACAAACCGTAGAGTGTTCTGCCGGAGCTGGCCGTATGCAATGCATGCAGGTAAAAGAAAACGCTTCTGAAAGCTGGACCAATTTCTACAGCCCTATTGAAGGCTTCACTTACGAGCCGGGTTACGAATACGTTTTAAAAGTAAAAACAGAAAAAATTGAAAATCCTCCGGCTGATGCTTCTTCCATCAAATACACTCTGATAGAAGAGGTTTCTAAAACGAAGAAATAA
- a CDS encoding lipocalin family protein, translating into MSKIFFLASCMTVSLVSAQKLTKENVTGFWKLKEAGFYEGKKKVIKEFDNCRLMRNYAIREDGFAIYNYVEGKSGDCSPSEPRLSFWRVVENRIQFYVDDKNILEEVEVTINKDHTITFSSYIPEPKKVDGDILAEKIVNTVHYDILEKQY; encoded by the coding sequence ATGTCTAAGATATTTTTTCTCGCTTCGTGTATGACCGTTTCTCTGGTCAGTGCCCAAAAATTAACCAAAGAAAACGTTACTGGATTCTGGAAACTGAAGGAAGCCGGATTTTATGAAGGTAAAAAGAAAGTGATAAAAGAGTTCGATAACTGCCGCCTGATGAGAAATTATGCCATCAGGGAAGATGGTTTTGCCATTTATAATTATGTAGAAGGGAAGTCGGGTGACTGCAGTCCATCTGAACCAAGACTTTCTTTCTGGAGAGTTGTAGAAAACAGGATCCAGTTTTATGTAGATGATAAAAATATCCTTGAAGAAGTGGAAGTAACAATCAATAAAGATCATACGATAACCTTTTCAAGCTATATTCCTGAACCGAAAAAAGTAGATGGTGACATCCTTGCAGAGAAGATAGTAAACACGGTTCATTACGATATACTTGAAAAACAATACTAA
- a CDS encoding DUF962 domain-containing protein produces the protein MAERIKTYREFYQFYLTEHSKTGTRIFHFIGTFLVFFVIWYVISSGKERFLWYIPIVGYGFAWFSHAVIEKNKPATFKYPLWSLISDFRLFFELLIGKQKFFTSNNQPQNQE, from the coding sequence ATGGCCGAAAGAATCAAAACATATAGAGAGTTTTACCAGTTTTATCTTACTGAGCATAGTAAAACAGGCACACGCATTTTCCATTTTATCGGAACATTTTTAGTGTTTTTCGTAATATGGTATGTCATCAGTTCCGGAAAAGAAAGATTTCTATGGTATATTCCAATTGTAGGCTACGGATTTGCCTGGTTCAGCCACGCCGTGATTGAGAAGAATAAGCCGGCTACTTTTAAATATCCTTTATGGTCTTTAATCTCAGATTTCAGACTGTTTTTTGAACTATTAATCGGGAAGCAGAAATTCTTTACGTCCAATAACCAGCCTCAAAATCAGGAATAG